One genomic region from Sphingobacterium sp. UGAL515B_05 encodes:
- a CDS encoding NUDIX domain-containing protein: protein MNETVLILADFVPSKTKNPQTISFQEIDLQKLFKQSEIDKVPKTYLYINKDFETVFQNLKNKIKIIKAAGGLVKNGDGDYLFIYRLGKWDLPKGKVEDNEKMREAAVREVEEECGIKINYLGKKITTSYHTYFLRNGEFVLKATNWYEMGVNKVPKLIPQTAEDITKAEWRHVDQFEDIRANTYPIIENILKKAK, encoded by the coding sequence ATGAACGAAACCGTGCTAATTTTAGCAGATTTTGTTCCATCGAAAACCAAAAACCCACAAACAATTAGTTTTCAAGAGATTGACCTCCAAAAACTTTTCAAACAATCTGAAATTGATAAAGTTCCAAAAACATATCTCTACATTAACAAGGATTTTGAAACTGTATTTCAAAACTTGAAAAACAAAATTAAGATCATCAAAGCAGCTGGTGGATTGGTCAAAAACGGAGATGGGGATTATCTTTTTATCTACCGACTAGGAAAATGGGATCTTCCTAAGGGTAAAGTGGAAGACAATGAAAAAATGCGGGAAGCTGCAGTACGCGAAGTCGAAGAGGAATGTGGTATCAAAATCAACTACTTAGGAAAGAAAATTACCACATCGTACCACACCTATTTTTTGCGAAACGGAGAATTTGTCCTTAAAGCAACAAACTGGTACGAAATGGGCGTCAACAAAGTCCCTAAATTGATTCCACAAACCGCAGAAGATATTACAAAAGCGGAATGGCGTCATGTGGACCAATTTGAGGACATCAGGGCCAACACCTACCCCATCATCGAAAATATCCTCAAAAAGGCAAAATAA
- the pyrE gene encoding orotate phosphoribosyltransferase: MNNLNEVEQKVAESLLQIKAIKLQPKSPFTWASGWKSPIYCDNRITLSHPAIRTYIRQKLSKLIQEEFGSVDMISGVATAGIPQGVLVAQDLGLPFSYVRSSAKDHGRQNLIEGEVVSGQRVVVIEDLISTGKSSLVAVKALREAGCNVVGLVSIFTYGLQQATDNFADAKCPYFSLCNYDALIQVAAENSYVLEEDIEILKKWRLNPATWGDNF; the protein is encoded by the coding sequence ATGAATAATTTAAATGAGGTTGAACAAAAAGTTGCTGAATCCTTATTGCAAATTAAAGCAATAAAATTGCAACCTAAAAGTCCTTTTACATGGGCGTCGGGTTGGAAGTCTCCAATTTACTGTGATAACCGTATCACTTTATCTCATCCTGCGATTCGTACATACATTCGTCAAAAGCTTTCTAAGCTTATTCAAGAAGAGTTTGGATCAGTGGATATGATTTCTGGAGTTGCTACGGCAGGTATTCCACAAGGCGTTTTGGTAGCACAGGATTTGGGATTACCATTTTCTTATGTTAGAAGCTCAGCTAAGGACCATGGTCGTCAGAATTTAATTGAAGGTGAAGTAGTTAGCGGTCAACGTGTAGTTGTAATTGAGGATCTAATTTCGACAGGTAAGAGTAGTTTAGTGGCTGTAAAGGCATTACGTGAGGCTGGCTGCAATGTTGTTGGGTTGGTGTCTATTTTTACTTATGGATTGCAACAAGCTACTGATAATTTTGCCGATGCAAAATGTCCTTATTTCAGTTTATGTAATTATGATGCTTTGATTCAGGTCGCTGCTGAAAATAGTTATGTATTGGAAGAGGATATTGAGATCTTGAAAAAGTGGCGATTGAACCCTGCAACTTGGGGAGATAATTTTTAA
- a CDS encoding SRPBCC family protein, with translation MTTIQNTTEINKNVSEVYAFLADLNNHEQLMPENIYNWSSTTDEARFTIQNMAKLALKVEERSEHQFIKLVPSEKAPFEVTLRWELQVVADTVTKATFVIDADLNMMMKMIASGPLQKLVDFQVNKLKEKLG, from the coding sequence ATGACTACTATTCAGAACACAACAGAAATCAACAAAAATGTCAGCGAGGTGTATGCATTTTTGGCGGATCTCAACAATCATGAACAGTTGATGCCGGAAAATATCTACAATTGGTCATCGACTACGGACGAAGCTCGATTTACAATACAGAATATGGCAAAATTGGCCCTTAAGGTAGAAGAGCGTAGTGAGCATCAATTCATTAAGTTGGTTCCTTCGGAGAAGGCGCCTTTTGAGGTTACTCTTCGTTGGGAATTGCAAGTTGTTGCTGATACGGTGACAAAGGCAACCTTTGTTATAGATGCTGATCTTAACATGATGATGAAGATGATCGCTTCTGGACCACTTCAAAAATTAGTTGATTTTCAGGTCAACAAATTAAAAGAAAAGTTAGGATAG
- a CDS encoding superoxide dismutase gives MQTRRNFLQNAAKATLGIAVSGSILQDIASAKATELNAATLKFSQVKLPFSYAALEPNIDALTMEIHYTRHHMAYINAVNEAILAENIKEASEEQLLANISKYSPKARNNAGGAWNHNFFWESLSDKPSQPSEKLLTMINKTFGSLDKFKEQFAAAATSRFGSGWAWLILDDSGNLKITSTPNQDNPLMDVAEVKGIPVLGLDVWEHAYYLHYQNKRADYIKNWWNVVNWKKVNERLA, from the coding sequence ATGCAAACACGCAGAAACTTCCTTCAAAATGCAGCAAAGGCTACACTAGGCATCGCTGTATCTGGATCAATATTACAAGATATTGCTTCCGCGAAAGCTACTGAATTAAATGCCGCTACCTTAAAGTTTTCTCAAGTAAAATTACCTTTCAGTTATGCCGCTTTGGAGCCTAATATTGATGCGTTGACAATGGAAATCCATTATACAAGGCACCATATGGCCTATATAAACGCCGTTAACGAAGCTATTCTTGCTGAAAATATCAAAGAAGCCTCAGAGGAGCAACTTCTAGCAAACATATCTAAGTACTCTCCTAAAGCAAGGAATAACGCTGGTGGAGCTTGGAACCATAACTTTTTTTGGGAAAGTCTGTCCGATAAGCCGAGTCAGCCCTCTGAAAAATTATTGACCATGATCAATAAGACATTTGGTTCTTTAGATAAATTCAAAGAACAATTTGCCGCAGCAGCAACCTCACGATTCGGTTCGGGATGGGCCTGGTTGATTTTGGATGATTCAGGTAACTTAAAAATTACCTCTACTCCAAACCAAGACAACCCTTTAATGGATGTTGCAGAGGTAAAAGGTATCCCCGTTTTAGGCCTCGATGTATGGGAGCACGCTTATTACCTGCACTATCAAAACAAAAGAGCTGATTATATTAAAAATTGGTGGAATGTTGTGAATTGGAAAAAAGTCAATGAAAGGCTAGCATAA
- a CDS encoding ferredoxin--NADP reductase: MYTLRISKIIPQPNNNITFQLESIAGDYPPYKAGQFITLSFVFGDREVRRSYSFNSSPDNNEPLSITVKRVENGEISRLLHHTIVEGDIVNAMEPQGLFVYEPEPEKVRTLFLFAAGIGITPLYAILKTALLAESKSKIVLIYSNSTLELTPFRSELEHWADQFPDRLTIVWIYSNSKYLMKARLNRDYIHAIVNDHLFGNKEDALFYTCGPVIYMDLCRFTLLGMGFDSNQIKRETFLLPENEEDDDDETEKEVDRTTYTIELSFQGKTYHLEVPYNKSILDIGLEHKIKLPYSCKSGMCSTCISQCTRGKVRMDYNEVLTDREVEQGRILLCTGHPLEMNTAIEVL; encoded by the coding sequence ATGTATACATTAAGGATTTCAAAAATTATCCCCCAACCTAATAATAACATTACTTTTCAGCTTGAGTCTATAGCAGGAGACTATCCTCCCTATAAAGCTGGGCAGTTTATTACACTTTCTTTTGTGTTTGGTGATCGTGAGGTACGTCGTTCTTATTCTTTTAATAGTTCGCCCGATAATAATGAGCCTTTGAGTATCACTGTTAAGCGTGTCGAAAATGGGGAAATATCCCGACTGCTCCACCATACTATTGTGGAGGGGGATATCGTGAATGCAATGGAACCTCAGGGTTTATTTGTATATGAACCCGAACCGGAAAAGGTTCGGACCTTGTTTTTGTTTGCTGCAGGAATTGGCATTACACCCTTGTATGCTATTCTGAAAACAGCGCTTCTTGCTGAAAGTAAGTCTAAAATAGTGTTGATTTACAGTAATAGTACGCTGGAGTTAACACCGTTCCGATCGGAACTGGAGCACTGGGCAGATCAATTTCCTGATCGCTTAACTATTGTGTGGATTTACTCCAATAGTAAATACTTGATGAAAGCCAGGCTAAATAGAGATTATATACATGCTATTGTTAACGATCATTTGTTTGGAAATAAGGAAGATGCTTTGTTTTATACTTGCGGTCCTGTGATTTATATGGACTTATGTCGTTTTACACTTTTGGGGATGGGGTTTGATTCCAATCAGATTAAACGAGAGACTTTTCTATTGCCCGAAAATGAAGAAGATGATGATGATGAGACCGAAAAGGAAGTCGATAGAACAACCTATACCATCGAACTATCTTTTCAAGGTAAAACTTATCATCTAGAGGTTCCCTACAATAAATCTATTTTAGATATAGGGCTGGAGCATAAAATTAAGTTGCCTTATTCTTGTAAATCCGGTATGTGTAGTACGTGTATTTCGCAGTGTACAAGGGGGAAAGTAAGAATGGACTATAATGAGGTGTTAACAGACCGCGAAGTTGAACAGGGAAGAATACTGTTGTGCACGGGGCATCCGTTAGAAATGAATACCGCTATTGAAGTGCTATAA
- a CDS encoding acetoacetate--CoA ligase — protein sequence MGKLLWSPTEEQKSQSEINKFKQYVEKEHGLFFPSYQELWAWSMTELASFWKSIATYFNIKFHSGFTTVVDSPADATSFIGTKWFSGATLNYAEHVFRNTTEKRPALIFQSEQQVKREVSWTELESMVLKLQVYLKELGVQSGDRVAGVLINGIEAVALFLAVNSIGAVWSCCSPDFGEASIQDRFEQIEPKVLFANSSYYYNGRLFEKGESIKQLSLRLPSLLACVLIDDNIWEEILKKDLTQAELQFTAMPFDAPIWILYSSGTTGKPKAITHRVGGMLLEHMKALGLHQNVQDGDRFMWYSTTGWMMWNYALSALLMGNTLCIYDGATNYPDKLSLWNFAQESKVDHFGVGAAYLISCQDQDLKSLAYQPKTIGSTGSPLPPDVFEWLNVQFPESQIVSLSGGTDVCSAFLSGCTLLDVYAGEIQCRTLGAKIEAFDENGHHLYGEVGELVILAPMPCMPIYFWNDLANKKYFDSYFDKYSGVWSHGDWIKITAHDGIIMYGRSDATLNRGGVRIGTAEIYNVLNRTEGVLDSLVICVDHENGSSDMLLFVQLDNGLLNDALKGEIKRELRQQYSPRHVPDDIFQVAAIPYTLSGKKLELPIKKIFSGMPVEKAVSVDIMRNRESLADFEAISKIWRRS from the coding sequence ATGGGGAAATTACTCTGGAGCCCAACAGAAGAGCAAAAATCTCAATCTGAGATCAATAAGTTTAAACAATATGTCGAGAAGGAGCATGGCTTATTCTTTCCATCCTATCAGGAGCTTTGGGCATGGTCTATGACTGAACTGGCTAGTTTTTGGAAGAGTATAGCCACCTATTTTAATATAAAGTTTCATTCAGGCTTTACAACTGTTGTTGATTCGCCAGCAGATGCTACAAGCTTTATCGGAACAAAGTGGTTTTCTGGGGCTACCTTGAATTATGCTGAACACGTATTTCGAAACACAACGGAAAAGCGTCCGGCATTAATCTTTCAATCTGAACAGCAAGTTAAAAGAGAGGTGTCATGGACTGAGTTGGAATCCATGGTTCTCAAACTTCAGGTCTATTTGAAAGAACTAGGGGTACAAAGTGGAGATCGCGTCGCTGGTGTATTAATTAATGGCATTGAGGCTGTTGCGTTATTTTTGGCTGTTAATTCCATTGGTGCTGTTTGGTCCTGTTGTTCGCCCGATTTTGGGGAGGCGAGTATTCAGGATCGTTTTGAGCAGATTGAACCCAAAGTGCTCTTCGCAAATTCCAGTTATTACTATAATGGCCGTCTTTTTGAAAAAGGGGAGAGTATTAAACAGCTTTCTCTGCGGCTACCATCTTTACTGGCTTGTGTTTTGATTGATGACAATATTTGGGAAGAGATTCTGAAAAAGGATCTTACACAGGCTGAGCTCCAATTTACGGCAATGCCTTTTGATGCGCCAATATGGATTTTGTATTCTTCGGGAACAACCGGGAAGCCTAAAGCCATTACACATAGAGTTGGTGGTATGCTGCTGGAACATATGAAAGCACTTGGCCTGCATCAAAATGTGCAGGACGGGGATCGATTCATGTGGTATTCCACTACTGGATGGATGATGTGGAATTACGCGCTTTCGGCCCTTTTAATGGGAAATACATTGTGTATCTATGATGGGGCTACGAATTATCCCGATAAATTGAGTTTATGGAATTTTGCACAGGAAAGCAAGGTGGACCATTTTGGCGTTGGTGCTGCTTATCTTATCTCCTGTCAGGATCAAGATTTAAAATCCTTGGCTTATCAGCCGAAAACAATAGGGTCGACAGGTTCACCACTACCACCGGATGTATTTGAATGGCTAAATGTACAGTTTCCAGAGAGTCAAATTGTCTCGCTAAGTGGTGGTACAGATGTTTGCAGTGCCTTTCTTTCGGGCTGTACATTGCTTGATGTTTATGCTGGGGAGATTCAATGTCGCACCTTAGGAGCTAAGATAGAAGCATTTGATGAGAATGGTCATCATCTTTATGGAGAGGTGGGAGAGCTTGTTATTTTAGCTCCCATGCCCTGTATGCCCATCTATTTTTGGAATGATTTGGCGAATAAAAAATACTTTGATAGTTATTTTGATAAATATAGCGGTGTTTGGAGTCATGGTGATTGGATTAAGATCACTGCACATGATGGCATAATTATGTACGGTCGTTCAGATGCAACGCTGAACCGGGGTGGCGTACGTATCGGTACTGCAGAGATCTATAATGTTTTAAATAGAACCGAAGGGGTCTTGGATAGTTTGGTTATCTGTGTAGATCATGAAAATGGATCATCTGATATGTTGCTTTTTGTTCAATTGGACAATGGTTTATTGAATGATGCGTTAAAAGGGGAAATTAAAAGGGAGCTTCGGCAGCAATATAGTCCGCGACATGTGCCTGACGATATTTTTCAGGTAGCGGCTATTCCTTACACGTTAAGCGGTAAAAAACTGGAGCTGCCTATTAAGAAGATTTTTTCGGGAATGCCTGTAGAAAAAGCGGTCTCAGTAGATATTATGCGGAACAGAGAATCCTTGGCAGACTTTGAAGCGATCAGTAAAATCTGGAGAAGATCTTAA
- a CDS encoding acyl-CoA carboxylase subunit beta: protein MKELLALLRQKRENLKLGGGIDKIKKLKEKGKMSAWERIEYLLDPDREYLEIGMFAGEGMYKEHGGCTNAGCAAVLGYVKSKLCVIVSNDATVKAGAWFPISAKKNLRAQEIAMENNLPIIYLVDSAGVFLPMQDEIFPDKEHFGRIFRNNARMSSMGIPQIAAIMGSCVAGGAYLPIMSDYAFIVEGTGSVFLAGPYLVKSAIGETVDAETLGGASTHSEISGVTDNKFPDDQSCLEAIKNVIDKIGGNTKANFNRKKSLPPKTDPSKIVEILPEDRTKPYRMQDILDAIVDADTLEEYKPDYGKTIVCALARVDGWAVGIVANQREIIKAKKPGNAMEIQMGGVIYSDSADKAARFIMNCNQQNIPLVFFQDVTGFMVGSRSEQGGIIKDGAKMVNAMANSVVPKFTFIVGNSYGAGNYAMCGKAYDPRLIYAWPTAQMAVMSGAAAGKTLFQIQESALKAKGQEINEEEKNSLLKSIEDRYNEQLSPYYAAARLWVDGIIAPEETRKVISMGIEAANEKPILERYNVGVIQV, encoded by the coding sequence ATGAAGGAGCTACTCGCATTACTTCGCCAAAAAAGAGAAAATTTAAAACTAGGTGGTGGCATCGATAAAATAAAAAAACTGAAAGAAAAGGGCAAAATGTCAGCCTGGGAACGAATAGAATATCTACTGGACCCAGACCGAGAATATCTGGAAATAGGCATGTTTGCCGGCGAAGGAATGTATAAAGAACATGGTGGATGCACAAATGCAGGCTGTGCAGCGGTACTGGGCTATGTAAAATCCAAGCTATGTGTCATCGTCTCTAACGATGCAACCGTAAAAGCAGGAGCCTGGTTCCCTATTTCTGCCAAGAAAAATTTACGTGCACAGGAAATTGCCATGGAAAACAATCTTCCAATTATTTATTTGGTAGATTCTGCAGGCGTATTTTTACCGATGCAGGATGAAATATTTCCCGATAAAGAACACTTTGGCCGCATATTCCGTAACAATGCCCGAATGTCTTCCATGGGTATCCCTCAAATTGCAGCAATCATGGGAAGCTGCGTGGCAGGTGGTGCTTATCTCCCGATCATGTCCGACTACGCTTTTATCGTCGAAGGAACAGGCTCTGTATTTTTAGCAGGCCCATACCTGGTCAAATCTGCGATAGGTGAAACCGTAGATGCTGAAACACTCGGCGGAGCTTCTACCCATTCGGAGATATCCGGCGTGACAGACAATAAATTTCCCGACGACCAAAGTTGTTTAGAGGCTATAAAAAATGTTATCGATAAAATAGGTGGAAATACAAAAGCTAATTTCAACAGAAAGAAAAGCCTTCCTCCAAAAACAGATCCGAGTAAAATAGTAGAGATTCTTCCCGAAGACAGGACAAAACCTTATCGCATGCAGGATATCTTGGATGCAATTGTAGATGCAGACACTTTAGAGGAATACAAACCCGATTATGGAAAAACAATTGTCTGCGCCCTCGCACGTGTAGACGGTTGGGCTGTCGGCATTGTTGCCAATCAACGTGAAATTATCAAAGCCAAGAAACCCGGCAACGCAATGGAAATACAGATGGGCGGGGTTATCTATAGTGATTCAGCAGATAAGGCAGCGCGATTCATCATGAATTGCAACCAGCAGAACATTCCGCTTGTATTTTTTCAGGACGTCACTGGATTTATGGTAGGAAGCCGATCAGAACAAGGGGGGATTATCAAAGACGGAGCAAAAATGGTAAATGCAATGGCCAATTCCGTAGTCCCAAAATTTACCTTTATTGTTGGAAATAGTTATGGCGCTGGAAACTATGCGATGTGTGGAAAAGCGTATGACCCACGACTAATCTACGCTTGGCCTACCGCCCAAATGGCTGTCATGAGCGGTGCCGCTGCAGGCAAGACACTGTTTCAAATCCAAGAATCAGCGTTAAAAGCCAAGGGTCAAGAAATAAATGAAGAAGAAAAAAACAGTCTCCTTAAATCAATCGAAGATCGGTACAACGAGCAACTGAGTCCGTATTACGCTGCTGCAAGATTATGGGTTGATGGAATTATAGCACCTGAAGAAACACGAAAAGTCATCAGCATGGGAATTGAAGCGGCCAACGAAAAGCCTATTCTAGAACGGTATAATGTAGGTGTTATACAGGTTTGA
- a CDS encoding acyl-CoA dehydrogenase family protein → MFIENKQQMDMIRQSARDFAQYHIKPHVMEWDEAQIFPIEVFKKLGEHGFMGVIVPEEYGGSGLGYQEYITVLDEISKVCGSIGLSVAAHNSLCTNHILSFASEEQKKRYLPKLATAEWIGAWGLTETGSGSDAGGMTTFAERDGDHYVLNGSKNFITHAISSSVAVVIARTGAKGDKKGMSAFIVEKGTPGFTAGKKENKLGMRASETACLFFDNCRIHRDQLIGEEGQGFVQALKLLDGGRISIAALSLGIARGAYECALKYAHEREQFGKKIYEFQAVSFALADMATQVEASELLTRQAGYLKDHGDRVSKIGAMAKLYASEAAVSVSNESVQIFGGYGFTKDYPAEKFFRDAKLCTIGEGTSSIQKMVIAREIEKDIL, encoded by the coding sequence ATGTTTATTGAAAATAAACAACAAATGGATATGATCAGACAAAGTGCGCGAGATTTTGCACAGTATCATATCAAACCTCATGTGATGGAATGGGACGAAGCCCAAATATTTCCAATAGAAGTTTTTAAAAAGTTAGGCGAGCACGGTTTCATGGGTGTGATCGTTCCTGAAGAATATGGTGGATCGGGACTCGGATACCAGGAGTATATTACCGTTTTGGATGAGATTTCCAAGGTGTGTGGCTCAATCGGGCTTTCCGTAGCGGCGCATAATTCGTTATGTACAAATCATATATTAAGCTTTGCCAGTGAAGAACAGAAGAAACGTTATCTTCCAAAGTTGGCGACTGCTGAATGGATCGGTGCCTGGGGACTTACAGAGACAGGTTCTGGTTCGGACGCTGGTGGAATGACGACATTTGCTGAGCGAGATGGTGATCACTACGTGTTAAATGGTTCTAAAAATTTTATTACGCATGCCATCAGTTCTAGTGTTGCTGTCGTTATTGCGCGGACGGGGGCTAAGGGAGATAAAAAAGGGATGTCAGCTTTTATTGTTGAGAAAGGTACACCTGGATTTACAGCAGGAAAGAAAGAAAATAAATTGGGGATGCGCGCCTCAGAAACTGCCTGTCTGTTTTTTGATAATTGTCGGATTCATCGGGATCAACTCATCGGTGAAGAAGGGCAGGGCTTCGTGCAGGCCTTAAAATTATTGGATGGCGGACGTATTTCTATTGCGGCACTTTCTTTGGGTATTGCACGCGGAGCTTACGAGTGCGCGTTGAAATATGCACACGAGCGTGAGCAGTTTGGGAAAAAGATTTACGAATTTCAGGCGGTTTCTTTTGCGCTTGCAGATATGGCTACACAAGTAGAAGCCAGTGAACTGTTGACGAGGCAGGCGGGTTATTTAAAGGATCATGGAGATCGTGTTTCTAAAATTGGTGCGATGGCTAAACTTTATGCGTCAGAGGCTGCCGTTAGTGTCTCGAATGAATCTGTACAAATCTTTGGTGGTTATGGATTTACAAAGGACTATCCTGCCGAAAAGTTTTTTAGAGATGCCAAGTTATGTACAATAGGTGAAGGAACTTCAAGCATTCAGAAAATGGTGATCGCTAGAGAGATTGAGAAAGATATTTTATAG
- a CDS encoding hydroxymethylglutaryl-CoA lyase — MRDQVVLVDCPRDAVQGLHNFIETDKKIKHINTLIESGLFDVIDFGSFVSPKAVPQLADTKAVLEGIRTNEHVKLLAIVANLRGAQEAVLEEKIDFIGYPFSISETFQLRNTNMGLAASYQQVKEMKALADSQHKSLVVYISMAFGNPYSDPWSSLLVEEWIGKLGDLGILEFSLADTTSEADANQISELFSFVKTRFPTLEVGAHFHARREESLAKIEAAYLAGCRKFEGALLGYGGCPFAKDDLVGNIPSELLLHYFGRGTDAEIIGLEHSFRQMIL; from the coding sequence ATGAGGGATCAAGTTGTATTGGTTGATTGCCCAAGAGACGCTGTTCAAGGGCTTCATAACTTTATTGAGACAGATAAGAAAATAAAACATATCAATACGTTAATCGAAAGTGGGCTGTTTGATGTTATTGATTTTGGATCTTTCGTTTCGCCGAAAGCAGTTCCGCAGTTGGCGGATACAAAAGCAGTACTGGAAGGGATCAGAACGAATGAGCATGTGAAGTTATTGGCGATTGTTGCCAATCTTCGGGGTGCGCAGGAGGCGGTTCTAGAGGAAAAAATCGACTTTATAGGGTATCCATTTTCAATATCGGAAACATTTCAACTTCGAAATACCAATATGGGCTTGGCGGCTTCTTATCAGCAGGTAAAAGAAATGAAAGCTTTGGCCGACTCGCAGCATAAATCTCTAGTCGTTTATATTAGCATGGCTTTTGGAAACCCATACAGTGACCCTTGGTCCTCGCTTTTGGTTGAAGAGTGGATTGGAAAATTAGGCGATCTTGGCATTCTGGAATTTTCTTTGGCAGACACAACTTCAGAAGCCGATGCAAATCAGATTTCAGAATTATTTAGTTTTGTTAAAACTCGTTTTCCAACACTGGAAGTAGGTGCGCATTTTCATGCAAGGCGAGAGGAAAGTCTTGCAAAGATTGAAGCAGCTTACCTAGCGGGGTGCCGTAAATTTGAAGGCGCATTGCTCGGTTATGGCGGCTGTCCATTTGCAAAAGATGATTTGGTTGGTAATATACCTTCAGAGCTGTTGTTGCATTATTTTGGACGAGGGACTGATGCTGAAATAATCGGATTGGAGCATAGCTTCAGACAAATGATTTTGTAG
- a CDS encoding enoyl-CoA hydratase/isomerase family protein gives MEKLNFIKVHVEGHVLNLTLARSDKRNAFSPTMVSEIAYALNLANSNPDVWLIQIEAEGPVFCAGMDLKAFEDPTLDIGNPAIPKVEKSLAEIFACLDKPSICVVRGDVIAGGFLIALSCTYLFALPQVRFSLPEVKIGLFPFQVLALLTEYMPERKAMDLCISGRSFSAEEALEKEILYGMLDPEETVLTELKRTILENAPLAISRGFVALRKLKEQDYDDKYNFLLESLADLRKTNDFKEGMDAMRNKRKANWQNS, from the coding sequence ATGGAAAAACTGAATTTTATTAAAGTGCATGTTGAGGGGCATGTGTTAAACTTGACCTTAGCCCGTTCGGATAAAAGAAATGCTTTTAGTCCGACAATGGTGAGCGAAATAGCCTATGCATTGAATCTGGCGAATAGCAATCCTGATGTTTGGTTAATACAAATAGAGGCTGAAGGTCCGGTGTTTTGCGCCGGTATGGATCTTAAAGCTTTTGAGGATCCTACATTGGATATTGGTAATCCGGCAATTCCTAAGGTTGAAAAGTCACTGGCGGAGATATTTGCCTGTTTAGATAAGCCTTCAATCTGTGTTGTTAGGGGAGATGTTATTGCAGGTGGTTTTTTGATAGCATTATCCTGTACGTATTTGTTTGCCCTCCCTCAGGTACGTTTTTCTTTGCCTGAAGTGAAAATTGGGCTCTTTCCATTTCAGGTGTTAGCGTTGCTTACAGAATACATGCCTGAAAGAAAAGCGATGGATCTCTGTATCAGCGGTCGGTCTTTTTCTGCGGAGGAGGCTTTGGAAAAGGAAATCTTGTATGGCATGCTGGATCCTGAAGAAACAGTATTGACAGAATTGAAAAGGACGATTCTGGAAAATGCTCCCTTGGCTATATCACGGGGATTTGTAGCACTGCGAAAATTAAAAGAGCAAGATTATGATGATAAGTATAACTTTCTATTGGAGAGCTTGGCAGATTTGCGTAAAACCAATGATTTCAAAGAGGGAATGGATGCAATGCGAAATAAAAGAAAAGCCAACTGGCAAAATAGCTAA
- a CDS encoding ABC transporter ATP-binding protein: MVTIQNLNFSYSKSRPLFLHMDLELKQGHIYGLLGKNGAGKSTLLKNIAGLVYPVSGRVDVLGHNPNRREPSLLREISFIPEEFYLPAVKSEQFLKANAGFYPNFDQVYFDQLIREFDIPIEQKLANMSYGQKKKYIISFGLASNTKVIIMDEPTNGLDIPSKVQFRKIMASAITDDRCVIISTHQVRDLDNLIDAVILLDDHKVALNASMHVITDRLYFKKVRELPLDTLYSEEGVGGFNVILPNPAVEDSKLDLELLFNAVLQCKEKITDLIKHDEYVKSI, encoded by the coding sequence ATGGTTACTATCCAAAATCTAAATTTCAGCTATAGTAAATCAAGGCCACTCTTTCTTCATATGGATCTTGAATTGAAGCAGGGGCATATCTATGGCTTATTGGGGAAGAATGGTGCTGGCAAATCGACTTTGCTTAAGAATATCGCCGGTTTGGTATATCCTGTTTCGGGGCGAGTTGATGTGCTGGGGCATAACCCTAATCGAAGGGAGCCCTCCTTATTAAGGGAGATTAGTTTTATTCCGGAAGAGTTTTATCTCCCTGCCGTAAAATCAGAACAGTTTCTGAAAGCTAATGCAGGGTTCTACCCCAACTTCGATCAGGTATATTTTGATCAGCTTATTCGTGAGTTCGATATTCCCATTGAGCAAAAATTAGCAAACATGAGTTATGGACAGAAAAAGAAATATATTATTTCTTTCGGTTTAGCGTCTAACACAAAAGTGATCATCATGGATGAGCCAACGAATGGTTTGGATATTCCTTCTAAGGTTCAGTTTCGAAAGATCATGGCTTCTGCCATTACTGACGATCGATGTGTGATTATCTCCACACATCAGGTGCGTGATCTGGATAATCTTATTGATGCTGTTATTCTACTTGATGATCATAAGGTCGCACTCAACGCTTCGATGCATGTGATTACGGATCGTTTATACTTTAAAAAAGTAAGAGAGTTGCCTTTGGATACACTCTATTCCGAAGAAGGGGTGGGCGGTTTTAATGTTATTCTCCCAAACCCGGCGGTAGAAGATTCGAAACTGGATTTGGAGTTGCTATTTAATGCAGTGTTACAGTGCAAGGAAAAAATTACGGACCTTATTAAACATGATGAATATGTCAAATCTATTTAA